A region of the Ranitomeya variabilis isolate aRanVar5 chromosome 5, aRanVar5.hap1, whole genome shotgun sequence genome:
aacaaaaatttatatattttaaagCTTGCAGGTGCTACTTACATGGACGTACATCAGGCTGGAGGAGGAATAAATTTTACAGTGCAACACACAGAAGCGGCTACAGAGGAAGAGCTGTTCGATAGCTTTCAACAGCGCCTGGAATGCATGCGCCGTGCCGGAACCACGTTGGTTGAGTGCAAGAGTGGATATGGGTTAAAATTGGATACAGAGCTTAAGATGCTGAGAGTGATTGAACAAGCTCAGAGGAAGGTGGAAATTGGCATCTCCTGCACATATTGTGGGGCTCATTCAGTACCAAAGTAAGTATTAAAAGCATGTTAATGTATCGCATATCTGGCACTAAATATAAGTTCCTTATGTTCTGTATAGAAGTTCCCAGAAAACGTCTACGTAAAACTTAACAAAACTGAATATAATGTACAGACTGTGGCCAAGATCTCGGGAAAGGCTAATATTTTATTTAAGGTTGGGCTACATGGGAACATACAAGTCAGTCAAGGTTCGCTGGGTATCGCAGTTCCATACAAGAGTAGGGTGTCATATTGTGGCCCTTAGGCTGCTGCAACAAGCCAGTTGCAAAAAATACCGTGCCAGATTTTTTGCGACCTGCTTGTCGTAATGTAATCCTATTGACTTGCAATGTAATGGTGACACCTAGCAAACACTAGCTATGTGACTTGTGTCCCGGCAAGTCACCGTGTAGGCCAGGCCAAATGTTAGCCTAATAGTTACTTATCTATGTGCTCTTTAATTATTCGTCAGAGGAAAAACTGCAAAAGAGGCCGCAGATGACATCATAGACCTTCATCTTCCTGCCTTGAAGCATTTGGCTATAAATGGCAGAATTCATGTGGAAAATATCGATGTCTTTTGTGAAAAAGGAGTCTTTGACCTGGAGTCCACAAGACGAATCCTCCTTGCTGGAAAAGACATTGGCTTGCATCTGAACTTTCATGGAGATGAACTTAACCCGATGAAAGCAGcagaggtatttcattttttttttttttttttttttcttaatgaacTTGACACCTTTTGCTCTTGTCCTTTCTTTATCAAACTGAGGTTTCTTCAGGAATAACTATAGTTGCCTATACAGTGTTGTTGGCTCAGAATGTGAGgccaagtgcacacgtcgcagattactcggcggatttttccagactgattttggtaaatctgcaggtaacccGCACTGTAGATTtcctgcggattccacctgcggttttacacctgcagattcctattatggagcaggtgtaaacagctgcggatctgcacaaagaattgacatgctacggaataaaTGCTACGTTTctgccctttaaaaaaaataaacgcagcatgtcaattatttgtgcacttcagcacttttttttttgttgtttgttttttttacccattgacttcaatgtagTCAGTCAAATGCACAGCAAAAATGcggtgtattaaaaaaaaaaaaaaatctttgcgaATTTACAGTTTCTGTTTTGCATGTTACcatcttcctatggtgtttcccacactgtcatcggtctgacagcgtgggaaacaccgttGCAGTGGTTCTTATTGGCAGTAACGCTACCACCGATCAGAGCGCTGCAGGGTAAcgctgttgcagcgccccagagtcctggtcgttgcagtactgtggctccgctgctaagggggggtatggtacgtctgatggcactgaaggagttcatctgaccaggtatcacatacaccaatacatttcacagtcgggcctccagggggagctaagggtactactcattaggccactcctcacatactggtaaaactgggggtcaggcaggaagttaaagaagaaagctgactgggttggaaccaggcaacaccttgtggcagagggtgttgcaggggaagattcggtagggtccctgtcaggggtgggatcctgacagaggcctggcaaacagagagaaagctacgggaccgcgcctgcacttcatagcggcagtgccctaagaaaggacaagaagcgagatttattgtgctgagtgagaaacgagatcaacgcaacagggagaataccagtaggagtcgtgctgtaagatcgaggcaacatcctactgaggcgtaaacaaccgacggccggaacgccgaggaggtacagagctctaagccatacttcaaaccaatggcaggacagtcagtcacaggcgggctgtctcacttaaatcacctacgcagacatagggggcaacctgtggagaggggcgactctctagggtcccggaagagctccgagcctacccgtcatacgggtgcgtcccaaccataacacctgggagggacagaagattagcagaagatcatctaatcgagttgtgagggaacacgagaaacagacacaacagttgtggggactatcccgtaagcacagcaggggaggaccacaacacatagcgctagcaggaaggcacagatttccacctgcaaggagaactctggaggtgccattggaccggctggacttgcgcagcctggtgaaccatattccggactgaggacccagagaccttcagtaaagagactgcaacctggtgtcctcgttatttactgcaccgcaccaccaccactatccacaccctattatttgggcgcccctcagcagggtcacggaccgggcctagccaccgtgacaaccccagagaagagactcagaggcccggtaccgggtacccctcggccctgcggcggtgggggcgctacactgtcaGTATGACCCCTGCAGCTGTGACAGCGACCCGCAGTAACACTACTGCAGACTGTCGGTATTAGCACTGCGGGATCATGCTGACAGATGTCAgcgtgatccccccccccccccgcagctgTAACTGTGATCTGGGGTAGAAGGCTTACTGCAggtgtgggctgatgagactactgctcccatcgggctgcACCTGCAGGTGCCGTTGATGGGAGACGCATCATCTGCCTGTGCTTACAGTTAAAGGAAGAGAGTAAAATAATTGCATACATAGTCAAAAAACCCATACATAAAAACCCAAATCCCTGAAGCCCTGTCTCCTAGaattaatgtaaaataataaaccaacatatactcacctgtccgctgtagtctacGTAATCccgtgtcccatgacaatctcacgtgtagaacagtcacatcaggagatgtgaccgctctacccagctGCCAGCGATACACTgtgggagcaattacctcctgtcagtgtatcactgagctgctgtgagagttcatcagctctggtgctcacttacggcaccgctgtgtgagaactttctcacactgcgTTGGTGCCGTAAGGGAAATCACCAGAGCGGATGAacttcacggcagctcagtgatacactgacaggaggtaattgctcccagTGTGTGTCGCCggttgtctttgagagcagtcatcaggatcgtcatgggacattatggattaccaTCTCGGCagataggtgaggaatattgtagTTTATTTTTGTTGGAGGAAACGTTATCTTCGGTGGATTAGGTGTTCCGTAAGTATCGTGTAACTAAAATTtatttaaaggagtctgtcattatttcaaataaaggactttattctgggtgtctgtggatgtttttttttttttttttttttaaatacaatatcactatggggtttctaatggataggtgtcttattgacgtctctccattactaacctgtgggctttgtcatgtgacaatacaaaggtgacatcaacaccacaattATGAActctacttgccaccgctacaaagtaagtaagatgtgccttttctggggcagttgGGAGCTGATGTTTAGTGTCAATACCATGGCCCttacctaggctattaatatcagcctgcagttgtCTGCCTAGCATTTCCTGGTTAGATTTTTATAggaggaccctatgtcaatttttttttttttttttctggtggtcCCCTGTAaggtctaagcaaacagctgtgagctattaactcctttctgccattagacgtactattccgtccatgtggggtgggccctacttcccatggacggaatagtacgtcataggcgatctgctgcgctcacggggggagcgcggccgggtgtcagatgattattacagctgacatccggcactatgtgccaggagcggtcatggacaagATGAACGCGTTGCTCCaaaggtctcctacctcctccctgcaggcctggatccaaaatggccacggggggtctTATGGGTccggcagggaggtggctttcaagcgcctgctcagagcaggcaccgggaagcctctctgcagtgcctgtgtgatcgctaatctgacaaagtgcactgcaaagtggtgtcagatcagcgatctgtcactataatgtgttttttattcagataaaaaaaaaaaaaaaaagtacacacatttagtatagcTGCATCcataacccgacctataaaactgtcccactagttaaccccttcagtgagcaccgtaaaaagaaaaaaaaaaaaagattctttgtcataccgccaaacaaagtggaataacacgtgatcaaaaagacggatataaataaccatggtaccactgtaaatgtcatcttgtcccgcaagaaacaagccgccatacagcgtcatcaatgaaaaaataagttagtcctcagaataaagcgatgcaaaattatataatatatattttcatatatattcgTATAAAAAAATGTGGTATGGCATAAGCGcgtgcctccccccccccccccccccccttcccaagaaattcatgaatagctggtttttgttaattctacctcacaaaaatccgaattaaaagcgatcaaaaaatgtcacattcctggaaatggtaccaataagaacgtcaactcgtcctgcaaacaacaagacctcacatgactctgtggaacaaaacatggaaaaattatagctctcaaaatgtggggatgcaaaaacaattttttgcaataaaaagcgtctaagggtgtgactgctgccaatcataaagaTCCTCtacaaaaacccactataaaagttgatcaacacccccccttcatcacccccttagttagggaaaaaataataagttgtatttatttccattttcccattaggataagGGTTGAGGttaaagttaggggtgtgtttatggttaaggttggggttaggggtgtgtttgggttagggtttcagttagaattgggggggtccactgtttgaagagcccctgatgtgtctgaacgcgacatggcatccgatctcaattccagccaattctgcattgaaaaagtaaaacggtgctccttcccttccgagctctcccatgcgccaaaacaggggtttaccccaacatatggggtatcggcatactcatgacaaattggacagcaatttttggggtccaattttctcctgttacccttggggaaaatagaaaactgggggctaaaataaaacaaattggagttgaagtaaattttttgtggagggggaaaaaaaaaaaatttaaacattccaaaaattcctgtgaagcaccagaagagttaataaacttcttcttgaatgcggttttgagcaccttgagatgtgcagtttttagaatggtgtcacacttgtgtattttctattttatatagaccccctcaaagtgacttcaaatgtgatgtggttccccccccccaaaaaaaaaaagtgtaaaaattagaaattgctggtcaacttttaacccttaactccttaacaaacaaaaaattttggttccaaaattgtgctgatgtaaagtagacatgtgggaaatgttacttaagtattttgtgtgacatggatCTGACTTAAGggcgtaaaaattaaaagttggaaaaatgcgaaaATTTTCACCAGTCTtccatatattatttatttttatttatttttttttcacaaataagtgtaggtaatatcaaagaaattttaccactatcatgaagtacaatgtcatgagaaaacagtatcaggatccgttgaagcgttccagagttataacctcataaagggacagtggtcagaattgtaaaaattggcccggtccataacgtgcaaaccacccttgggggtaaaggggttaatagcctgggaacctttttatggccattggctccttcccagaatatcagCCCTTAGCCATaatctttccctctgctggttattaaaattatgactGTGCCCACActatttttaatttaaaataaaaaaataaactgtcGCTGACACCTTCtcattactaagcctagagctaggtgtcaatgacagctgctgacaccaagccctagtgaTGCCGCGCTGCATTAGcataaaaaaggtggtgttgaaccaaaaaATTGcatcacaaaacatttttttaaaaatatctttatttagctcaaacgcACActcttcctgccaagagatgccaaAATTTCTGCAcgcaaatacttttttttttttttttttttcccctatcaaACTATTCCAAACCACGAACTGACAAGTGTTTAGCATGTTTGTTTTTTAGGTGGGCAAAAATAATTCCTGATTACAAACTACCTTTTGTTAACATATTGGCTCTTGTTAATGGTCCTTAAAGGGTTGTACAGATCAGCTCCTGACAGTGTATCTACCACAGGATGACCTGACGACTTCCCATTGGTGTCTTCGACAAAAACAATTGCATTGATAAATCATGCCTGTATACAACACTCCTCTGTAAAAGTATATTTATTGTCGtaatgtaggatgctagcaggtgcgtaggcggcagaacaagggttaacaggttctttaaatATAAGAACGATAATGGTACAAGCAGGAGGGTAAGAAACGTGATTgggggggaaagtcaaatgcaatagaatgtaacaggttaacttatcagtctgtgCACTGGAAGATCCCACGCGGCGCCTCaggcggcgcgagatgtctccAGTCTGGTCCCGCAGATGAGCTTGCGACAACTAATCCTCTGGGTTcttcggcacgtgatctcctgaGGCAGGGCTGATGGTAGGCAGCACAGAAGCagagagttcagtgagcaaggctgcagtaggagcacacaggcatgggccggtcctcagcaggcacctcaaggatgggactaagcggcgCCTCCAGTGGTGAGCGGAGTGAAGATCTGCACTTTACCCTGGTGAGGAAGTCTCTGTACTGAGGGTAGGAAGCGtcagcagtctggctagctgggctgctgggggtataggcacagctagcgggcgtgggtccgtgaagagggagttaaccgtcttGCTGCTCACAAGCTCGGTCCCCGCTAAGTGTCCTGTCTTCCCACTCAAACTGCTATTTGTCTGACtcgccccatcagtcaggtgccctgaactgctctggtcagtaatctcttccccctgcaacgctggtgacagccccgacgatTCCAGCCCAGATACACAGGAGGCCATCAACTTGGTTTTCCTCCCTACAATAAACTACTTCTGTTTGAAGTTCATAATCATAACCTAACTAAATGTAAACCTCTCCGTTGCCTACAGTTCCACATGTGTCAGCACTCTGGTTTACTTAAATGTTTGTAGTGTGCTACATGCAGCTCAGATGTAACCCTAAGATACAGCATGTGgaagtggcttttttttttttttttttccgctattAGTCATGTGTTATCGTTCGCTTAAACTGAATGTCATAGGATCAACCCTCATGTGCTAaatgtaaatgagctattaagatctatgggccggacacagatctccctgagaatctgccaccAGAGCGTATATTAAATGaaggggggcattaccagtgtgagacatgtaaagactgatggtctgctctcctgatctacatgtctcacactgaggcagattctctgggagatgTGTCCAGCCGATGGCACTTAACAGATTATTTCCATATTAAGAAAAACCTGGATTTCTTTGGCATAAGACCTTGATTCCTGTCATGTATCATTTTAATAAATTGATTCCACTGACCGATTCACTTTTGATGAAATAAAGGTAggcttttttttcttcctcttcttctctcCTTCCGCATACTGTGACACTTCATGTATGTTTTCCAGTTGGGTGCAGAGCTGGAAGCACTTGCGGTTAGTCATTTAGAAGAAATAAGTGATGAAGGGATAACTGCACTGGCTGCTGCAAGATGTTCGGCCATTCTTTTGCCTACAACTGCCTACATCCTGAGGTAACAACCATTGTCCTGTATCATCTGAAGTAATTTTGGTACACTTTTTAAATCGAGCACACGCTTTGATACTATAGGCAGAGGCTCTCTCAAACTCTGCAGAGTATTAGGAGTTATGAAAGATCAAGCAAAATAAGACATTGGGCTTCGTAGTACTGATTTCTAGGCATACTTTTGTACTTGGGAAATGCATATTAATCATTTTGGTGCTCATCATGTTTATTTTTCATTCTTAAAGACTTAAGCAGCCTCGCGCAAGGGACATGCTTAATGCTGGAGTTATAGTCTCTCTAGGCAGTGACTTCAATCCCAATGCATACTGCTTCTCTATGGTAAGTCTACAGGACACGAGATTAATTTTTACACATTGCAATACATAACCCATAACCCAAAGGTCAAGTCACAGGCATTGTATTAGATCAAATTTCTGGATAGTATTAAAACTCCGTAGAAGAGAAAATGTAGTAAAGCATTTTTCCATTACTTATTTTTTAAAAGCCATAAAAAAAGTAGGTGGTTGAATTTTGAATCAACCTGAACAATATATTTAATGTACATtttatgtacagcgcatgtcgtgtctccccctctgtgggctccggcgctgagcccacatctcttccagcacatgtcagctgtttaaacagCTGATGTGCCCGGAAcaactgcaggtggaatcgcgatcctcctGCAAATGTTAACCTGTTTAAATGCttttgtcaaactgacagcggcatttaaaacaTGCTTCCGGCAATGGCTCCAGAAATCTGCCAATCcgtaacgcacatcacgtgatcacgggtcaccgatggatcagcatgacaaccagagttctcctgcagacctctatggttgtgaaTACTAGATTGctgagtggcgctcatagcaagtagacaattctgctacatagagctgatctgatcatcgcctgtatgtagcagagccgatcaggttatggcagctctattgaagcatgtcaagtgtttaatttaacaaaaaaaataaaaataaaaactcaaatcacccccattcaaaatcaaacatgcacatatttggtatcaccgcgttcagaatcgcccaatcaatatagCAATatcaggtgatcaaaagattgtatctgcaccaaaatggtatcattaaaaacgtcagctcagcgcgcaaaagGTAAGACCTCAACAAActagagatcatgaaaaatgggaacaaagtgaacaaaaatcgaatgagaaaaaaaaaaattatataattttttttttttctcccccagcAGTCATAAAATGTACACACAAGATGTGGTTCATGCTGATTAAATCTGGTCTAGGTCCTATTAATTGCCGTACCTGGTGTCAGAAATGTGCCAAAAACTTAACGTACTGTTCAACAAGATATAAGTAGCTAAGAGACATAAATGTAGTGCCAATCATAAAAGTTTTAAGTTACAGATTGTGCTCAAACCGACTAATCTAGCTTGATAAATCTCCCCCGTTATGGCCATTCTGCTGACTAATGTGGAGTATTatcaaaggaaaacaaatcatacaaaAACTAAAAGGTCAAGCACAAATATAAAGAGATCATAAAAGAAGGTGCAATAAAGACCAATACGGTAAATATATTCAATAAAAcaattttatttaataaaacaaataaattaataaaagCTGAATCGAGTATTGGAGCACGTAACTCATAATAATGGATATATTAAAAATATCACTAAACCCCTGGTAGCTTTGTAAAGTATTGCATAATTCCCAAAAATTAATCTATGCATAAATTACATGATGGCACCGTAACAATACATCTGTCGAAGAAACCAGTGAAAATACGGTCACAGCTAATTAAAAtatgatgtttaaccccttcatgaccttgggtttttccgtgttcatttttcgctcccctccttcccagagccataactttttaatttttccgtcaatatggccatgtgagggcttattttttgtgggacgagttgtacttttgaacgacatgattggttttaccatgtcgtgtactagaaaattgggaaaaaaaattccaagtgcggtaaaattgaaaaaaagtacaatcccatgcgtgttttttttttttttttttttgtttggcttttttgctaggttcactaaatgctaaaactgaccaattttgattctccaggtcattacgagttc
Encoded here:
- the AMDHD1 gene encoding putative imidazolonepropionase; this encodes MPGKFRLLLQNAQQLVVVCQKEEEYLLKEGMQHLAILEKASMVVGKDGFIKAIGPTNFIHNQFCHEEFETVIDCSGKCVLPGFVDAHTHPVWAGDRVHEFAMKLAGATYMDVHQAGGGINFTVQHTEAATEEELFDSFQQRLECMRRAGTTLVECKSGYGLKLDTELKMLRVIEQAQRKVEIGISCTYCGAHSVPKGKTAKEAADDIIDLHLPALKHLAINGRIHVENIDVFCEKGVFDLESTRRILLAGKDIGLHLNFHGDELNPMKAAELGAELEALAVSHLEEISDEGITALAAARCSAILLPTTAYILRLKQPRARDMLNAGVIVSLGSDFNPNAYCFSMPMVMHLACVNLKMSLNEALAAATINAAYSLGRSHTHGSLEVGKQGDVVIINAPRWEHVIYQFGGHQELIEYVVVKGKIVYESERILAL